A region from the Deferribacterota bacterium genome encodes:
- the grpE gene encoding nucleotide exchange factor GrpE, which translates to MMTNNGKNEEIIEDLEEFKRNRTEDGDDHNTGEELIENKEVLDRLEKEYERLKEENKKLKEEMGKKKEEVLRIMADYENLKKRLIKDSDYKIKNAISKFAVSILPVVDHLEMALSHSKESASFESLYEGVELTLKQFRDALKKHGVEDIKVENDEKFDPNFHEAMMIESRDDKENNVITKVLQKGYLMHGNVIRPVKVAVNKKEKQDKEVENGD; encoded by the coding sequence ATGATGACAAATAATGGTAAGAATGAAGAAATAATCGAAGATTTAGAGGAATTTAAAAGGAATAGAACAGAAGATGGAGATGATCATAATACAGGAGAAGAACTTATTGAAAATAAAGAAGTTTTGGATAGATTAGAAAAAGAATATGAGAGATTAAAGGAAGAAAATAAAAAGTTAAAAGAGGAAATGGGCAAAAAAAAGGAAGAAGTTCTGCGCATAATGGCTGATTACGAAAATTTGAAGAAAAGGCTTATAAAGGACAGTGATTATAAAATTAAAAATGCTATAAGTAAATTTGCTGTGAGCATCCTTCCCGTGGTTGACCATTTAGAGATGGCCCTAAGTCATTCTAAAGAAAGTGCTTCCTTTGAGTCATTGTATGAAGGTGTTGAATTAACTTTAAAACAATTTAGAGACGCATTAAAGAAACATGGGGTTGAGGATATTAAGGTAGAGAATGATGAAAAATTTGATCCAAACTTTCATGAAGCAATGATGATTGAAAGTAGGGATGATAAGGAGAATAATGTAATAACAAAGGTTTTACAAAAGGGTTATCTTATGCATGGTAATGTTATAAGGCCTGTTAAAGTTGCTGTAAATAAAAAAGAAAAACAAGACAAGGAGGTTGAAAATGGCGACTAA
- the hrcA gene encoding heat-inducible transcriptional repressor HrcA, whose product MVEIMLSEREKKIFKAIVDLYIEKREPIGSRYIAKHGPIPVSAATIRNIMSDLEERGLITHPYTSAGRIPTDEGFKYYVNELINIDAVNNQISERLKQVIEGSNFESIFERLCNTISELTNSVVFIFEPNISSMVLKHIHFVRINNEKVIAIIVTKTGIVHNVMLNLDAKIKDDELKKISNYLNDNFVGKNLFEIKKHISKQLMIDKEHFDRIMDAIRKGGDDLFKTINKNFVFVAGTPNIIDGEYINDAERLKNLLKSIEEKSFIYNIINKCLNAKEVKLFIGSEIGESILEDYALLTKNYKSENIVGYLGVLGPKSMSYPSVIPIINYTADFLSNLLKQYGGYDDK is encoded by the coding sequence ATGGTAGAGATTATGTTAAGCGAAAGAGAGAAAAAAATATTTAAAGCTATTGTCGATTTGTATATAGAGAAGAGAGAACCAATAGGTTCAAGATATATTGCAAAACACGGGCCTATACCTGTATCAGCTGCTACAATCAGGAACATTATGAGTGATTTAGAAGAGAGAGGCTTGATTACTCACCCCTATACATCTGCAGGTAGAATACCCACAGATGAAGGTTTTAAATATTATGTTAATGAGTTGATAAATATTGATGCTGTAAATAATCAGATATCTGAGAGATTGAAACAAGTTATTGAGGGATCAAATTTTGAATCTATATTTGAAAGACTATGCAATACCATAAGTGAATTGACGAATAGTGTGGTATTTATTTTTGAGCCAAATATAAGTTCAATGGTATTAAAGCATATACATTTTGTTAGAATCAACAATGAAAAGGTTATAGCAATTATTGTTACTAAAACTGGCATAGTGCATAATGTAATGTTAAATTTAGATGCTAAAATTAAAGATGACGAATTAAAGAAGATATCTAATTATTTGAATGATAATTTTGTGGGCAAGAATCTATTTGAAATAAAGAAACATATTAGTAAACAATTAATGATAGACAAGGAACATTTTGATAGGATAATGGATGCTATTAGAAAAGGTGGAGATGATCTATTCAAAACAATTAATAAGAATTTTGTGTTTGTAGCTGGAACACCAAATATAATTGATGGTGAGTATATAAATGATGCTGAGAGATTAAAAAATCTACTAAAATCTATTGAAGAAAAATCCTTTATTTATAATATTATAAATAAATGTTTAAACGCGAAAGAAGTAAAATTATTTATTGGTTCAGAGATAGGGGAGTCTATTCTAGAGGATTATGCACTACTAACAAAAAATTATAAAAGCGAAAATATAGTAGGTTATCTTGGTGTTTTAGGTCCAAAAAGTATGTCTTATCCGTCAGTAATACCAATAATTAACTATACAGCTGATTTTTTGTCAAATTTACTAAAACAATATGGAGGTTATGATGACAAATAA
- a CDS encoding EscU/YscU/HrcU family type III secretion system export apparatus switch protein, with product MNKKNKKAAALRYRQQIDNAPKLVAKGQGSVADEIIKKAKEYGIHIKEDADLIEVLYSLDINEEIPASLYEVVAKLLAELYKINNLKD from the coding sequence ATGAATAAGAAGAATAAAAAAGCAGCAGCATTAAGATATAGACAACAAATAGATAATGCACCTAAACTAGTTGCAAAGGGTCAAGGTTCTGTTGCCGATGAGATTATAAAAAAGGCAAAAGAATATGGTATACATATAAAAGAGGATGCAGATTTAATTGAGGTTTTATACTCTCTTGATATTAATGAAGAGATTCCTGCAAGCTTATATGAGGTTGTAGCCAAGTTATTAGCTGAATTATATAAGATAAATAATCTAAAAGATTAG
- a CDS encoding aminotransferase class III-fold pyridoxal phosphate-dependent enzyme → MMSHRHLVELYNKKFLNSKLLFENYKNIFPRGVCHNIRNIKPFPFITKKTNNIYLYDIDDNKLIDLWMGHYTHILGHSNMAIINKVKEVLDNNAHVGTVNIYQYELAEILCDAIPFIDKLRFCCSGTEATMYATRVAQAYTGKNIIVKMEGGWHGGNPDLSHFIQAPYEGKITNHTIAIPFNDKKTSEELLEAYRGKIGCIILEPVMGSVGSVLATNEYLSFLRDYTEKNNIVLIFDEIISAFRFCYGSISNLYNIEPDLITMGKIIGGGFPIGAYGGRKDIMEIIEKKDIVVGGGTFSANPISMVAGKEMLKLLKDKNYTFLNKMGSTIKDKVNSFLNEMNLNAFSSGYGSMFSLIFVKNEDYIYNMPSTFIYDVDSKMNNMFQAVALLGNMFTMHGGGALSFLHLEESLINKIIEIYYDSLVLLRENLDE, encoded by the coding sequence ATGATGAGCCATAGACATTTAGTTGAACTATACAATAAGAAGTTTTTAAATTCAAAATTATTATTTGAGAATTATAAAAATATATTTCCAAGAGGAGTTTGTCATAATATTAGAAACATAAAACCTTTTCCCTTTATAACAAAAAAGACTAATAATATTTATTTATATGACATTGATGATAACAAGCTGATAGATCTATGGATGGGTCACTATACACATATACTTGGCCATTCTAATATGGCTATTATAAATAAAGTTAAAGAGGTTTTAGATAATAATGCCCATGTTGGAACAGTAAATATATATCAATATGAATTAGCCGAAATTCTTTGTGATGCTATTCCCTTTATAGACAAATTAAGATTTTGCTGCTCTGGGACTGAAGCAACAATGTATGCTACAAGGGTTGCGCAAGCTTATACTGGTAAAAATATCATTGTTAAAATGGAGGGTGGCTGGCATGGGGGCAATCCAGATCTATCACACTTTATTCAAGCACCTTATGAAGGAAAAATCACTAACCATACTATTGCAATACCTTTTAATGATAAAAAGACTTCAGAAGAGCTGCTTGAAGCTTATAGGGGAAAGATTGGGTGTATTATTTTAGAACCAGTTATGGGTTCAGTTGGATCAGTGCTTGCTACAAATGAATATTTATCGTTTTTAAGGGATTATACAGAGAAGAATAATATAGTTCTTATTTTTGATGAGATTATATCAGCGTTTAGGTTTTGCTATGGCAGTATTTCAAATTTATATAATATTGAGCCTGATTTAATAACTATGGGCAAGATTATAGGCGGGGGTTTTCCAATTGGTGCATATGGTGGCAGAAAGGATATAATGGAAATAATAGAGAAAAAGGATATTGTTGTAGGGGGGGGTACATTTTCAGCAAATCCAATAAGTATGGTTGCTGGTAAAGAGATGTTAAAATTATTAAAGGACAAAAATTACACTTTTTTAAATAAAATGGGTAGTACCATTAAAGATAAAGTTAATAGTTTTCTAAATGAAATGAATTTAAATGCTTTTTCATCAGGTTATGGTTCAATGTTTAGCTTAATTTTTGTAAAAAACGAAGATTATATATATAATATGCCCTCAACATTTATATATGACGTTGATAGTAAAATGAATAACATGTTTCAGGCTGTCGCACTTCTGGGAAATATGTTTACAATGCATGGTGGTGGGGCTTTAAGTTTTTTGCATTTAGAAGAAAGCCTAATTAATAAGATAATTGAGATATACTATGATTCTTTAGTTTTATTAAGAGAGAATTTAGATGAATAA